Proteins encoded together in one Streptomyces sp. TLI_171 window:
- a CDS encoding ABC transporter permease: protein MTGRRRLLRAAALLGFLGLWQLLTALKVQAWVRFDHLPTVLQVAEALKVQLGTAVYWQDLADSLRRISTGFALAALLGVTAGVLTARSRTAADLIGPVLELIRPIPAIALVPVAIMLFPENEQGIVFITCAAAFFPITVATRHAVRAVPPRWEEAVRTMGGGTRRVLFGVVLPGALPGVVGGLSVGLGVSWICVISAEMVSGQYGVGYRTWSAYTVLDYPGVFVGMATIGLLGWTTSGAVELLGRRLTRWLPPALSEVRT, encoded by the coding sequence GTGACCGGCCGCCGGCGGCTGCTCCGGGCCGCGGCCCTGCTCGGCTTCCTCGGGCTGTGGCAGCTGCTCACCGCGCTGAAGGTGCAGGCCTGGGTGCGGTTCGACCACCTGCCGACGGTGCTGCAGGTCGCCGAGGCGCTGAAGGTGCAGCTGGGCACCGCCGTGTACTGGCAGGACCTGGCCGACAGCCTGCGGCGGATCTCCACCGGCTTCGCGCTGGCCGCCCTGCTCGGCGTCACCGCAGGGGTGCTGACGGCCCGTTCGCGGACCGCCGCCGACCTGATCGGCCCGGTCCTGGAGCTGATCCGGCCGATCCCGGCGATCGCGCTGGTCCCGGTGGCGATCATGCTGTTCCCGGAGAACGAGCAGGGCATCGTGTTCATCACCTGCGCCGCCGCGTTCTTCCCGATCACGGTGGCCACCCGGCACGCGGTGCGCGCCGTGCCGCCGCGCTGGGAGGAGGCGGTGCGCACCATGGGCGGCGGCACCCGGCGGGTGCTGTTCGGCGTGGTGCTGCCCGGCGCGCTGCCCGGCGTGGTCGGCGGGCTGTCGGTGGGTCTCGGAGTGTCCTGGATCTGCGTGATCTCCGCCGAGATGGTCTCCGGCCAGTACGGCGTCGGCTACCGCACCTGGTCCGCGTACACCGTGCTCGACTACCCCGGGGTGTTCGTCGGCATGGCCACCATCGGTCTGCTCGGCTGGACCACCTCCGGCGCGGTCGAGCTGCTCGGTCGACGGCTCACCCGCTGGCTCCCGCCGGCCCTTTCGGAGGTACGGACATGA
- a CDS encoding ABC transporter ATP-binding protein has product MSLRLTARGLGLGHPGQPVLQDVELDVAPGEVLTVLGPSGCGKSTLLRALAGLLAPVGGELLADGRPLGGPGAERALVFQEDGLLPWRTVRRNVELPLAIAGLTRGERRAPVADWLERVGLGAHGDRLPRELSGGQRQRVQLARALVGAPRAVLMDEPFGALDPQTRAGMQQLLLSVWEKERCTIVFVTHDVDEALLLGDRVAVLAGGTLAAVHEVPRPRDPEADRDRLRASILTHFA; this is encoded by the coding sequence ATGAGTCTGCGACTGACCGCGCGCGGCCTGGGGCTCGGCCACCCCGGCCAACCCGTACTCCAGGACGTCGAGTTGGACGTGGCGCCGGGTGAGGTGCTGACGGTGCTCGGCCCGTCCGGCTGCGGCAAGTCCACCCTGCTGCGGGCGCTGGCCGGGCTGCTGGCGCCGGTCGGCGGCGAACTGCTGGCCGACGGGCGTCCGCTGGGCGGTCCGGGCGCCGAGCGGGCGCTGGTGTTCCAGGAGGACGGGCTGCTGCCCTGGCGGACCGTCCGGCGCAACGTCGAACTGCCGCTCGCCATCGCCGGGTTGACGCGCGGCGAGCGCCGCGCGCCGGTGGCCGACTGGCTGGAGCGGGTCGGTCTGGGCGCGCACGGCGACCGGCTGCCACGGGAGTTGTCCGGCGGGCAGCGCCAACGCGTCCAGCTGGCCCGGGCGCTGGTCGGCGCCCCCAGGGCGGTGCTGATGGACGAGCCGTTCGGCGCGCTCGACCCGCAGACCCGCGCCGGGATGCAGCAACTCCTGCTCTCGGTCTGGGAGAAGGAGCGCTGCACGATCGTCTTCGTCACCCACGACGTGGACGAGGCGCTGCTGCTCGGCGACCGGGTCGCCGTCCTGGCGGGCGGCACCCTGGCCGCCGTCCACGAGGTGCCGCGACCGCGCGACCCGGAGGCGGACCGCGACCGGCTGCGCGCCTCGATCCTCACCCATTTCGCTTGA
- a CDS encoding fumarate reductase/succinate dehydrogenase flavoprotein subunit, producing the protein MRTPEISEARRLECDVLVVGGGTAGSMAAIAAAEAGARVLLLEKAHVRHSGALAMGMDGVNNAVVPGRADPDAYVAEITRANDGIVNQATVRQTARRGFDMVRRLEGYGVKFEKDEHGEYAVRQVHRSGSYVLPMPEGKDVKKVLYRVLRERRMRERVTIENRVMPVRVLTAGGRAVGAAGFDTRSGEFVVVSAGAVVLATGPCGRLGLPASGYLYGTYENPTNAGDGYAMAYHAGAELSGIECFQINPLIKDYNGPACAYVANPFGGYQVNRHGERFVDSDYWSGQMMAEFAVELASDRGPVYLRTTHLPEETVQALESILHTTERPSRGTFHAGRGHDYRTHDVEMHISEIGLCGGHSASGVWVDENAATTVPGLYAAGDLACVPHNYMIGAFVFGELAGTHAAGQLPAAPLELPEEQITAAHRLIYRALDHPDGPPQQQVEYKLRRFVNDYIAPPKTGARLSVALDHFERMRGEIAGIGARTPHELMRAVEVDFIRDCAEMAARASLAREESRWGLYHQRLDLPARDDRAWFRHLNLRKRADGAMEFLTRPVAPYLVPVDGLEPPGGEVELLGPVEAMVVGRTGAVASAAGAGRAARTAKAQGRVLEVLRAEGAALVEFLTDREPEVRLAAVAGLTEHTPDGTGPALVGALSDPDGRVRAAAVAGLRELVEVLDASLGPGLAAVADSADPVVRAGALELARVLRVGTVDLFAAGLADGHLTVRLQAVRGLVSLDAAGALAAGAADPAREVRVAVAEGLGTIGDTSAADVLTALAADADPLVRAGAFTGAAGLGGPAPLADLASRQDPDWQVRKAAAAVLGAAGRWDPLIALAEDGNGDVRKAAVRALAGGLGSAGVADTLRGRLADSDADVRAYARLALHETAGARRP; encoded by the coding sequence ATGCGCACACCCGAGATCAGCGAGGCGCGCCGGCTGGAGTGCGACGTCCTGGTGGTCGGCGGCGGGACCGCCGGCTCGATGGCCGCGATCGCCGCCGCCGAGGCCGGGGCCCGGGTCCTGCTGCTGGAGAAGGCCCACGTCCGGCACTCCGGGGCGCTCGCCATGGGCATGGACGGCGTCAACAACGCGGTCGTCCCCGGCCGGGCCGACCCGGACGCGTACGTCGCCGAGATCACCCGTGCCAACGACGGGATCGTCAACCAGGCCACCGTCCGGCAGACCGCCCGCCGCGGCTTCGACATGGTCCGGCGGCTGGAGGGCTACGGCGTCAAGTTCGAGAAGGACGAGCACGGCGAGTACGCGGTGCGGCAGGTGCACCGCTCCGGCTCGTACGTGCTGCCGATGCCGGAGGGCAAGGACGTCAAGAAGGTGCTGTACCGCGTCCTGCGGGAGCGCCGGATGCGCGAGCGCGTCACCATCGAGAACCGGGTGATGCCGGTCCGGGTGCTCACGGCCGGGGGCCGGGCCGTCGGCGCGGCCGGGTTCGACACCCGCAGCGGGGAGTTCGTCGTGGTCTCCGCCGGGGCGGTGGTGCTCGCCACCGGCCCCTGCGGGCGGCTCGGCCTGCCGGCCAGCGGCTACCTGTACGGCACCTACGAGAACCCCACCAACGCGGGCGACGGCTACGCGATGGCGTACCACGCGGGCGCCGAGCTGTCCGGGATCGAGTGCTTCCAGATCAACCCGCTGATCAAGGACTACAACGGCCCCGCCTGCGCGTACGTGGCCAACCCGTTCGGCGGGTACCAGGTCAACCGGCACGGCGAGCGCTTCGTCGACTCCGACTACTGGTCCGGGCAGATGATGGCCGAGTTCGCCGTCGAACTCGCCTCCGACCGGGGTCCCGTGTACCTGCGCACCACCCACCTGCCCGAGGAGACCGTGCAGGCCCTGGAATCCATCCTGCACACCACCGAACGCCCGAGCCGCGGCACCTTCCACGCCGGGCGCGGCCACGACTACCGCACCCACGACGTCGAGATGCACATCTCCGAGATCGGCCTGTGCGGCGGCCACAGCGCCAGCGGCGTGTGGGTCGACGAGAACGCCGCGACCACGGTGCCCGGCCTGTACGCGGCCGGGGACCTGGCCTGCGTCCCGCACAACTACATGATCGGCGCCTTCGTCTTCGGCGAGCTGGCCGGCACCCACGCGGCCGGCCAACTCCCGGCTGCCCCACTCGAGTTGCCCGAGGAGCAGATCACCGCGGCGCACCGGCTGATCTACCGCGCCCTCGACCACCCGGACGGGCCACCGCAGCAGCAGGTCGAGTACAAGCTCCGCCGCTTCGTCAACGACTACATCGCCCCGCCGAAGACCGGCGCCCGGCTGTCCGTCGCACTCGACCACTTCGAGCGGATGCGCGGCGAGATCGCCGGCATCGGCGCCCGGACCCCGCACGAGTTGATGCGCGCCGTGGAGGTCGACTTCATCCGGGACTGCGCCGAGATGGCCGCCCGCGCCTCACTGGCCCGGGAGGAGTCCCGGTGGGGCCTCTACCACCAGCGGCTCGACCTGCCCGCGCGGGACGACCGCGCCTGGTTCCGGCACCTCAACCTGCGCAAGCGCGCCGACGGCGCGATGGAGTTCCTGACCCGCCCGGTCGCCCCCTACCTGGTGCCGGTGGACGGCCTGGAACCCCCCGGAGGCGAGGTCGAACTGCTCGGCCCCGTCGAGGCCATGGTGGTCGGCCGCACCGGCGCGGTCGCCTCGGCCGCCGGGGCGGGCCGTGCGGCGCGCACGGCCAAGGCGCAGGGGCGGGTGCTGGAGGTCCTGCGGGCCGAGGGCGCCGCGCTGGTCGAATTCCTGACGGACCGTGAGCCCGAAGTCCGGCTGGCCGCCGTCGCCGGGCTCACCGAGCACACCCCGGACGGCACCGGCCCCGCGCTGGTCGGCGCGCTGAGCGACCCGGACGGGCGGGTCCGTGCGGCGGCCGTCGCCGGGCTGAGAGAGCTGGTGGAGGTGCTGGACGCCTCGCTCGGGCCGGGCCTCGCCGCCGTCGCCGACTCGGCGGACCCGGTGGTCCGGGCCGGTGCGCTGGAGCTCGCCCGCGTCCTGCGGGTCGGCACGGTCGACCTGTTCGCGGCCGGGCTGGCGGACGGGCACCTCACGGTGCGGCTGCAGGCCGTCCGGGGCCTGGTGTCCCTGGACGCGGCCGGGGCGCTCGCGGCTGGCGCCGCGGACCCGGCGCGCGAGGTGCGGGTCGCCGTCGCGGAAGGGCTCGGCACCATCGGTGACACGTCGGCGGCGGACGTGCTGACGGCGCTCGCCGCCGATGCCGATCCGCTGGTCCGGGCCGGCGCGTTCACCGGCGCGGCGGGCCTCGGCGGGCCCGCGCCGCTGGCCGACCTGGCGTCGCGTCAGGATCCGGACTGGCAGGTGCGGAAGGCCGCGGCCGCGGTGCTGGGAGCCGCCGGGCGGTGGGACCCGCTGATCGCCCTCGCGGAGGACGGCAACGGCGACGTGCGGAAGGCCGCCGTCCGGGCCCTGGCCGGCGGCCTCGGGTCCGCGGGCGTCGCGGACACGCTCCGCGGACGGCTCGCCGACAGCGACGCGGACGTCCGCGCCTACGCCCGGCTGGCCCTGCACGAGACCGCGGGGGCCCGGCGGCCGTAG
- a CDS encoding poly(A) polymerase → MRPIEQVCQRIRWDERFDPARFVLGVRQRDDRTKLVPLESFTASGEVPWHRVRHVEADGQVVWDRATGVDLLDTTTAGHRTAPRGLPAPFFTPSTPHAWTDARGWRPAAPQPALPATELRVVTWNTLWDRFDADRIHTARRRPLLLAALEAADADLIALQEVEPALIKLLLAQDWVRGQYTLGADPFGREIDGHGLLLLSRLPVLEAGRHRLGPHKAVTAITLDTVAGPLTAAAVHLSSDHSTDGAARRTAELAELAEGFAAVEGELLVLGDFNDSGWEPSTALGLRDAWTELYGPEDRTPTFDPAANPLAAVGSLTGRAGRLDRILLRPGRTRTATAHLLGDRPDADGLHPSDHYGLAATVDLGAEPAVDRLDAPPTVRTAVAWIPPAELWPPIQRVRERYDPRLDRWPPHVNLLYGFVAEHEFDRALPLLARAAAEVQPFTATLAGVHSFVHRLTATLWLDPAADTAAPWAALRHALERRFPGCRAHTDGYHPHLTLGQTGDPAGAAVDLEPMTAEVGELVVLSRRGDGPMRPRASVALGTGECRHHPEPAPPTPTEPGVDIPELIGRIAAALPGADLRTVGSRRLGCHLDGADLDLVAALPADPDLPALVDALTAALPEARDLREVRGARVPGLRMDLAGLSVDLVLAPPDGELALSAVTDAEAILAAVGDRRPAFAALARRVRAWTAVRGLASAPFGQLPSLAWTVLAARTVREHPADDPAELFRHFTETWAAWDWRQPVTLLGTPAEPHSDPVTVLTPTAPVRSCTGHVAAHTRDLLTEELYRAWELGPTHPELLTPPPLHRRHAAWLLLTTTPDNLGPTKSRLRPLLAALPASHAWPHPLPGPTLPIGLGPTPPTPESLTPLLRTLPGVTARYVHGGELDL, encoded by the coding sequence ATGCGCCCCATCGAGCAGGTCTGCCAGCGGATCCGCTGGGACGAGCGCTTCGACCCGGCCCGGTTCGTGCTGGGCGTCCGCCAGCGCGACGACCGGACGAAGCTGGTCCCGCTGGAGTCCTTCACCGCCTCCGGCGAGGTGCCCTGGCACCGGGTCCGGCACGTCGAGGCGGACGGCCAGGTGGTGTGGGACCGCGCCACCGGCGTCGACCTGCTCGACACCACCACGGCCGGCCACCGGACCGCGCCGCGCGGACTGCCCGCCCCGTTCTTCACCCCCAGCACCCCGCACGCCTGGACCGACGCCCGCGGCTGGCGCCCCGCCGCCCCGCAACCCGCGCTCCCGGCCACCGAGTTGCGGGTCGTCACCTGGAACACCCTGTGGGACCGGTTCGACGCCGACCGGATCCACACCGCCCGCCGCCGCCCCCTGCTGCTCGCCGCGCTCGAAGCCGCCGACGCCGACCTGATCGCCCTCCAGGAAGTCGAACCCGCCCTGATCAAGCTCCTGCTGGCACAGGACTGGGTGCGCGGGCAGTACACCCTCGGCGCCGACCCGTTCGGCCGCGAGATCGACGGCCACGGACTGCTGCTGCTCAGCCGCCTCCCCGTGCTGGAGGCCGGCCGGCACCGGCTCGGCCCGCACAAGGCCGTCACCGCGATCACCCTGGACACCGTCGCCGGGCCGCTCACCGCCGCCGCCGTCCATCTCAGCAGCGACCACTCGACGGACGGCGCGGCCCGCCGCACCGCCGAACTCGCCGAACTCGCCGAAGGGTTCGCCGCCGTCGAGGGCGAACTCCTGGTCCTCGGCGACTTCAACGACAGCGGCTGGGAGCCGTCCACCGCGCTCGGCCTGCGCGACGCCTGGACCGAGCTGTACGGCCCCGAGGACCGCACCCCCACCTTCGACCCCGCCGCCAACCCGCTCGCCGCGGTCGGGTCGCTCACCGGCCGGGCCGGACGCCTCGACCGGATCCTGCTCCGCCCGGGTCGGACCCGCACCGCCACCGCCCACCTGCTCGGCGACCGCCCCGACGCAGATGGCCTGCACCCCTCCGACCACTACGGCCTCGCCGCCACCGTCGACCTCGGCGCCGAACCCGCGGTCGACCGGCTGGACGCCCCGCCCACCGTCCGCACCGCCGTCGCCTGGATCCCGCCCGCCGAGCTCTGGCCGCCCATCCAACGCGTCCGGGAACGGTACGACCCGCGACTCGACCGCTGGCCCCCGCACGTCAACCTGCTGTACGGCTTCGTCGCCGAGCACGAATTCGACCGCGCCCTCCCGCTGTTGGCCCGGGCCGCCGCCGAGGTCCAGCCCTTCACCGCCACCCTGGCCGGCGTGCACAGCTTCGTCCACCGGCTCACCGCCACCCTCTGGCTCGACCCCGCGGCCGACACCGCCGCCCCCTGGGCCGCGCTCCGGCACGCCCTCGAACGCCGCTTCCCGGGCTGCCGCGCCCACACCGACGGCTACCACCCGCACCTGACCCTCGGTCAGACCGGCGACCCGGCCGGCGCTGCCGTCGACCTCGAACCGATGACCGCCGAGGTCGGCGAACTCGTCGTCCTCTCCCGGCGCGGCGACGGCCCGATGCGCCCGCGTGCGAGTGTCGCCCTGGGCACCGGCGAGTGCCGCCACCACCCCGAGCCCGCGCCACCCACCCCGACCGAACCCGGCGTCGACATACCGGAGTTGATCGGCCGGATCGCCGCCGCCCTGCCCGGCGCGGACCTCCGCACGGTCGGCTCCCGACGGCTCGGATGCCACCTCGACGGGGCCGACCTCGACCTGGTCGCGGCGCTGCCCGCCGACCCCGACCTCCCCGCCCTCGTCGACGCCCTGACCGCCGCCCTGCCCGAGGCCCGCGACCTCCGCGAAGTCCGCGGCGCCCGCGTCCCCGGCCTGCGGATGGACCTCGCGGGTCTCTCCGTCGACCTGGTGCTCGCCCCGCCCGACGGCGAACTCGCGCTCAGCGCCGTCACCGACGCCGAGGCGATCCTCGCCGCCGTCGGCGACCGCCGCCCCGCCTTCGCCGCCCTCGCCCGCCGGGTCAGAGCCTGGACCGCGGTCCGCGGCCTCGCCTCCGCCCCCTTCGGCCAACTCCCCTCCCTCGCCTGGACGGTGCTCGCCGCCCGGACGGTCCGCGAACACCCCGCGGACGACCCCGCCGAGCTGTTCCGCCACTTCACCGAAACCTGGGCCGCCTGGGACTGGCGCCAACCCGTCACCCTCCTCGGCACCCCCGCCGAGCCCCACTCCGACCCCGTCACGGTGCTCACCCCCACCGCCCCGGTCCGCAGCTGCACCGGCCACGTCGCCGCCCACACCCGGGACCTGCTCACCGAGGAGCTCTACCGCGCCTGGGAGCTCGGCCCCACCCACCCCGAGCTGCTCACCCCGCCCCCGCTCCACCGCCGCCACGCCGCCTGGCTGCTCCTCACCACCACTCCCGACAACCTCGGCCCCACCAAGAGCCGCCTCCGCCCCCTGCTCGCCGCCCTCCCCGCCTCCCACGCCTGGCCCCACCCGCTCCCCGGCCCGACCCTCCCCATCGGCCTCGGCCCCACCCCGCCCACCCCGGAATCCCTGACCCCGCTCCTGCGCACCCTCCCCGGCGTCACCGCCCGGTACGTCCACGGCGGGGAGCTGGACCTCTAG
- a CDS encoding RNA ligase family protein: protein MRVHYPRTPHLPWSPGAAADDLRSGDLSGLAGAEVVVTEKLDGENTTLYADGLHARSLDSAHHPSRAWVKGLQGRIGAHLPAGWRICGENLFARHSLAYTDLDSWFYGFSVWTAEDRCLDWDATVRFLRRLGVPAPRVLWRGRYDERALRALKFDLNRQEGYVVRTVDGFDRGEFGRRVAKWVRPQHVQTDTHWMHAAVVENGLGPNSALWHVRSGGAPDPDGLAQALGLPVLPELDRIADRLDALGRTGDARLSGVLAAGLRAERREELMPRLAPQLGLRWARRTADLVGLHPLVERPYPDDERRAGLVRLSAAADLGVLHAVAATAFPGSEQVAWSALHAEDAGLLAADPLAALRSGLREALAGLGPDIRDRCWAQAREAYALERIATAEEAVAATWARRDGAFPRLVHLCGPAGSGKSTFAATLPGARIALDDLRAARGSRTEQRDNPEVLREGLTALEAALAGGGAAVWDATSLNRHQRSHVQAIAQRRDALLTQVVMAVDPVELARRNATRRHPVAAEVLTAQLHRWSPPYPGQAHRTWYVGADGAVRDTAGSLDEDED, encoded by the coding sequence ATGCGCGTTCACTATCCGCGGACGCCGCACCTCCCGTGGTCGCCGGGTGCGGCGGCGGACGACCTCCGCAGCGGAGACCTGTCGGGGCTGGCCGGAGCCGAGGTGGTGGTCACCGAGAAGCTCGACGGCGAGAACACCACGCTGTACGCGGACGGGCTGCACGCGCGGTCCCTGGACTCCGCGCACCATCCGTCCCGGGCCTGGGTGAAGGGTCTGCAGGGGCGGATCGGGGCGCACCTGCCGGCCGGCTGGCGGATCTGCGGGGAGAACCTGTTCGCCCGGCACTCCCTGGCGTACACCGACCTGGACAGCTGGTTCTACGGCTTCTCGGTCTGGACGGCCGAGGACCGCTGCCTCGACTGGGACGCCACCGTCCGCTTCCTGCGCCGCCTCGGCGTGCCGGCGCCGCGCGTGCTGTGGCGCGGCCGGTACGACGAACGGGCCCTCCGGGCGCTGAAGTTCGACCTGAACCGGCAGGAGGGCTACGTCGTCCGCACCGTCGACGGTTTCGACCGGGGCGAGTTCGGGCGGCGGGTCGCGAAGTGGGTGCGGCCGCAGCACGTGCAGACCGACACGCACTGGATGCACGCGGCCGTGGTGGAGAACGGCCTCGGGCCGAACTCCGCCCTGTGGCACGTCCGTTCGGGCGGGGCGCCGGATCCGGACGGGCTGGCGCAGGCCCTCGGCCTGCCCGTGCTCCCGGAGCTCGACCGGATCGCCGACCGGCTCGATGCGCTCGGCCGCACCGGCGACGCCCGGCTGTCCGGCGTCCTGGCCGCGGGCCTGCGGGCAGAGCGGCGGGAGGAGCTGATGCCCCGGCTGGCCCCGCAGCTGGGCCTGCGGTGGGCCCGCCGGACGGCCGACCTGGTGGGCCTGCACCCGCTGGTGGAGCGCCCGTACCCGGACGACGAACGGCGGGCCGGCCTGGTCCGGCTGAGCGCGGCCGCCGACCTGGGGGTGCTGCACGCCGTCGCGGCCACCGCGTTCCCCGGCTCCGAGCAGGTCGCCTGGTCCGCGCTGCACGCCGAGGACGCCGGGCTGCTCGCCGCCGACCCGCTCGCCGCGCTGCGCTCCGGGCTGCGCGAAGCGCTCGCCGGCCTCGGACCGGACATCCGGGACCGCTGCTGGGCGCAGGCCCGGGAGGCGTACGCGCTCGAGCGGATCGCCACCGCCGAGGAGGCCGTCGCGGCGACCTGGGCCCGGCGGGACGGCGCGTTCCCCCGGCTGGTGCACCTGTGCGGCCCGGCGGGCAGCGGCAAGTCGACCTTCGCGGCGACGCTGCCCGGGGCCAGGATCGCGCTGGACGACCTGCGGGCGGCCCGCGGCTCGCGCACCGAGCAGCGCGACAACCCCGAGGTGCTGCGGGAGGGCCTGACGGCCCTGGAGGCGGCGCTCGCCGGCGGCGGCGCCGCCGTCTGGGACGCCACCTCGCTCAACCGCCACCAGCGCTCCCACGTGCAGGCGATCGCCCAGCGCCGGGACGCCCTGCTCACCCAGGTCGTCATGGCGGTCGACCCGGTCGAGCTGGCCCGCCGCAACGCGACGCGTCGACACCCGGTGGCCGCCGAGGTGCTGACCGCGCAACTGCACCGCTGGAGCCCGCCCTACCCGGGGCAGGCCCACCGCACCTGGTACGTCGGCGCGGACGGCGCCGTCCGCGACACCGCCGGATCGTTGGACGAGGACGAGGACTGA
- the mqnP gene encoding menaquinone biosynthesis prenyltransferase MqnP — protein MTTADAFEVPQSRTRAFLRLVMIEHSIFALPFAYIAALTAMFLADRTVHWGELLLVTVCMVGLRTFAMAANRIIDREIDARNPRTAGRELVTGAVSLRTAYIGSAIALVVFLGSAALLNTLCLLLAPVAVVPMVVYPYGKRFTDFPQAILGLAQAIGPIGAWLAVTGAWSWDAVVLGLAVGIWIGGFDLIYACQDVAADRGTGVRSVPARFGIPAAITGARVCHFLTTALLVWYAVLTDAGAFFWCGLAVVAGAFVYEHTIVKPNDLSRLNRAFFSTNGFVGISLFAFALIDLISRGLTG, from the coding sequence GTGACCACCGCCGACGCCTTCGAAGTACCGCAGAGCCGGACCCGCGCCTTCCTGCGCCTGGTCATGATCGAGCACTCGATCTTCGCCCTGCCCTTCGCCTACATCGCCGCCCTCACCGCGATGTTCCTCGCCGACCGCACCGTGCACTGGGGCGAACTCCTCCTGGTCACCGTCTGCATGGTCGGCCTGCGCACCTTCGCGATGGCCGCCAACCGGATCATCGACCGCGAGATCGACGCCCGGAACCCGCGCACCGCCGGCCGCGAACTCGTCACCGGCGCCGTCTCGCTGCGCACCGCGTACATCGGCTCCGCCATCGCGCTGGTGGTCTTCCTCGGCTCCGCCGCGCTGCTCAACACCCTGTGCCTGCTGCTCGCCCCGGTCGCCGTCGTCCCGATGGTCGTCTACCCCTACGGCAAGCGGTTCACCGACTTCCCGCAGGCCATCCTCGGCCTCGCCCAGGCGATCGGCCCGATCGGCGCCTGGCTCGCCGTCACCGGCGCCTGGTCCTGGGACGCCGTCGTCCTCGGCCTGGCCGTCGGCATCTGGATCGGCGGCTTCGACCTGATCTACGCCTGCCAGGACGTCGCCGCCGACCGCGGCACGGGCGTCCGCTCCGTCCCCGCCCGGTTCGGCATCCCCGCGGCCATCACCGGCGCCCGGGTCTGCCACTTCCTCACCACCGCGCTGCTGGTCTGGTACGCCGTCCTCACCGACGCCGGCGCCTTCTTCTGGTGCGGCCTGGCCGTCGTCGCCGGCGCCTTCGTCTACGAGCACACCATCGTCAAGCCCAACGACCTCTCCCGCCTCAACCGCGCCTTCTTCTCCACCAACGGCTTCGTCGGCATCTCCCTGTTCGCCTTCGCCCTGATCGACCTGATCAGCCGCGGTCTGACCGGCTAG
- a CDS encoding menaquinone biosynthesis decarboxylase: MAYDDLRSFLRALEREGDLKRIKVEVDPYLEVGEIVDRVQKAKGPALLFENVKGSAMPLAMNVFGTERRLSKALGLKSPDDIAEKIGGLLKPELPQGFTGFREAFGKLASMAHVPPKNVKSGDAPVHEVVLTGEDVDLEQLPALFTWPEDGGSFFNLGLTHTKDPDSGVRNLGLYRLQRHDKRTIGMHWQIHKDSRNHAAVAAKRGEKLPVAIAFGCPPAVTYAATAPLPGDIDEYLFAGFVAGERVKMVDCRTVPLQVPADAEVVLEGWLEPGELLPEGPFGDHTGFYTPQEPFPALKIDCVTMRRRPILQSIVVGRPPTEDGPLGKFTERFFLPLLKVIIPDIVDYDLPEAGGFHNCVIVSIDKKYPKHAQKVMHAIWGAHMMSLTKLIVVVDADCDVHDYQEVAWRALGNVDYSRDLSVVEGPVDHLDHASYQQFWGGKAGIDATRKLPEEGYTRDGGWPEMVASDPATAARVTRRWKEYGL; this comes from the coding sequence ATGGCATACGACGATCTCCGTTCCTTCCTCCGGGCCCTGGAACGGGAGGGCGACCTGAAGCGGATCAAGGTGGAGGTCGACCCCTATCTGGAGGTCGGCGAGATCGTCGACCGGGTGCAGAAGGCCAAGGGCCCCGCGCTGCTCTTCGAGAACGTCAAGGGCTCGGCGATGCCGCTGGCCATGAACGTCTTCGGCACCGAGCGGCGGCTCTCCAAGGCGCTCGGCCTGAAGTCGCCCGACGACATCGCCGAGAAGATCGGCGGCCTGCTCAAGCCCGAACTGCCGCAAGGCTTCACCGGCTTCCGCGAGGCCTTCGGCAAGCTCGCCTCGATGGCGCACGTCCCGCCGAAGAACGTGAAGTCGGGCGACGCGCCCGTGCACGAGGTGGTGCTCACCGGCGAGGACGTCGACCTGGAGCAGCTGCCCGCGCTGTTCACCTGGCCCGAGGACGGCGGCTCCTTCTTCAACCTGGGCCTCACCCACACCAAGGACCCCGACTCCGGCGTCCGCAACCTCGGCCTCTACCGGCTGCAGCGGCACGACAAGCGCACCATCGGCATGCACTGGCAGATCCACAAGGACAGCCGCAACCACGCCGCGGTCGCCGCCAAGCGCGGCGAGAAGCTGCCCGTCGCGATCGCCTTCGGCTGCCCGCCCGCCGTCACCTACGCCGCCACCGCGCCGCTGCCCGGCGACATCGACGAGTACCTGTTCGCCGGCTTCGTCGCGGGCGAGCGGGTGAAGATGGTCGACTGCAGGACGGTGCCGCTGCAGGTCCCGGCGGACGCCGAGGTGGTGCTGGAGGGCTGGCTGGAGCCGGGGGAGCTGCTGCCCGAGGGCCCGTTCGGCGACCACACCGGCTTCTACACCCCGCAGGAGCCGTTCCCCGCGCTGAAGATCGACTGCGTCACCATGCGCCGCCGCCCGATCCTGCAGTCCATCGTGGTCGGCCGCCCGCCCACCGAGGACGGGCCGCTCGGCAAGTTCACCGAGCGCTTCTTCCTCCCGCTGCTCAAGGTGATCATCCCGGACATCGTCGACTACGACCTGCCCGAGGCCGGCGGCTTCCACAACTGCGTGATCGTCTCGATCGACAAGAAGTACCCCAAGCACGCGCAGAAGGTCATGCACGCCATCTGGGGCGCCCACATGATGTCGCTGACCAAGCTGATCGTCGTGGTCGACGCCGACTGCGACGTCCACGACTACCAGGAAGTCGCCTGGCGGGCCCTCGGCAACGTCGACTACAGCCGCGACCTGTCCGTCGTCGAAGGCCCCGTCGACCACCTCGACCACGCCTCCTACCAGCAGTTCTGGGGCGGCAAGGCCGGCATCGACGCCACCCGCAAGCTTCCCGAGGAGGGCTACACCCGCGACGGCGGCTGGCCCGAGATGGTCGCCTCCGACCCCGCGACCGCCGCCCGGGTCACCCGCCGCTGGAAGGAATACGGTCTGTGA